In one Oreochromis aureus strain Israel breed Guangdong linkage group 2, ZZ_aureus, whole genome shotgun sequence genomic region, the following are encoded:
- the arl3l1 gene encoding ADP ribosylation factor like GTPase 3, like 1 isoform X2 — protein sequence MVIIYLMLGYLLTDTSVLCENGTLCNGTTIQQCTEVSISSEPSSPSEGDDVTLTCNEKCENSTVTYQWKENGGKIEGENNKTLLIKIVHSPAGEYVCSVNCSCYCCDSKPYTLSVKENTVIILVICGVAALALVLIMGLIMKCKLKIDNDKHRERVRQRQAGQAAGGPYPITPRGS from the exons ATGGTTATCATTTATCTCATGCTTGGTTATCTCCTCACAG ATACTTCTGTACTATGCGAAAACGGCACTTTGTGCAATG gaACAACCATTCAACAATGCACTGAGG TGTCCATCAGCAGCGAGCCATCCAGCCCAAGTGAGGGTGACGACGTCACTCTAACATGcaatgaaaaatgtgaaaattcaaCTGTGACATATCAGTGGAAGGAAAATGGGGGTAAAATAGAAGGAGAAAACAATAAGACCCTTCTTATCAAAATTGTGCATTCACCTGCTGGGGAATACGTCTGCTCAGTAAACTGCTCCTGTTACTGTTGTGATTCTAAACCATACACACTGTCTGTAAAAG AAAACACTGTGATCATCTTGGTGATCTGTGGTGTTGCAGCTTTGGCCCTGGTTTTGATTATGGGACTGATTATGAAGTGTAAGCTGAAAATAGACAATG ATAAACACAGGGAGAGGGTGAGACAGAGACAGGCTGGACAGGCTGCTGGTGGGCCATATCCTATCACACCCAGAGGgtcctaa